From one Actinopolyspora saharensis genomic stretch:
- a CDS encoding DeoR/GlpR family DNA-binding transcription regulator: protein MLARQRQDMILDEVRRTGAVQVSDLVQRLGVSDMTIRRDLDTLAARGEVEKVYGGATSVLDRSTDEPGFEAKSVYQPAEKKAIALRAAEMIRPGTALGLSAGTTTWTLARHLDDVADLTVVTNSVRIADVLQQRGRTDRTVILTGGVRTPSDALVGPVAVRALQSLHLDVVFLGVHGMSTRAGFTTPNLDESETNRALARTGNRLVVLADHAKWSTVGISTIVGLDEADVLVTDDGLPEEARATLNEHVSELAIAPVAAADGASTGSSEETNPKEDDEK, encoded by the coding sequence ATGCTGGCACGTCAGCGCCAGGACATGATACTGGACGAAGTGCGCCGCACAGGTGCTGTGCAGGTGAGCGACCTGGTTCAGCGGTTGGGCGTGTCGGACATGACCATCCGCAGAGACCTCGACACGCTGGCCGCCCGCGGGGAGGTCGAGAAGGTCTACGGCGGAGCCACCTCGGTGCTCGACCGCAGCACGGACGAACCGGGATTCGAGGCCAAGTCGGTCTACCAGCCCGCGGAGAAGAAGGCCATAGCCCTGCGCGCGGCCGAGATGATCCGCCCCGGAACGGCCCTGGGGCTGTCCGCGGGCACGACCACCTGGACCCTGGCGCGGCACCTCGACGACGTCGCCGACCTGACCGTGGTGACGAACTCGGTGCGGATCGCTGACGTGCTGCAGCAGCGCGGCCGCACCGACCGCACGGTGATCCTCACCGGAGGGGTCCGGACCCCGTCCGACGCGCTCGTCGGGCCGGTGGCCGTCCGCGCGCTGCAGTCCCTGCACCTGGACGTGGTCTTCCTCGGTGTGCACGGGATGAGCACCAGGGCGGGATTCACCACCCCGAACCTGGACGAGAGCGAGACCAACCGCGCACTGGCCCGCACCGGCAACCGCCTCGTCGTGCTGGCCGACCACGCCAAGTGGTCCACCGTCGGCATCTCCACCATCGTCGGACTCGACGAAGCCGACGTGCTGGTGACCGACGACGGCCTTCCGGAAGAAGCCCGCGCCACGCTGAACGAACACGTCTCCGAGCTCGCGATCGCACCCGTCGCCGCGGCCGACGGCGCATCGACCGGCTCCTCGGAGGAAACGAATCCGAAGGAGGATGACGAGAAGTGA
- the galT gene encoding galactose-1-phosphate uridylyltransferase — translation MRRTARRLADGREIIYFDTDPSAPPRQAEDDRELPPQPGPSEMRRDPLSGEWIAMAAHRQTRTYKPPADLCPLCPSSPGRLSEIPESDYEVAVFENRFPSFTRFPGEDSPEASAGLPTDLPTDAVVAHAPARGRCEVVCFTSEHSGSFARLSERQARTVVDAWADRTAELAAQEGVEQVFCFENRGEEIGVTLHHPHGQIYAYPFVTPKTAQHLRVAEQYRQRHGGDVFGDVLAAERSGGRRVIVDSEHWTAFVPPAARWPVEVMLAPHRKVPDLVELTDEERDDFAAVYLDVLGRFDRLHDSPLPYIAAWNQAPVNTGRDLSWLHLNVFSVRRSADKLKYLAGSESGMGVWVSDVTPEQVAERLREV, via the coding sequence GTGAGGCGGACCGCGCGGCGACTGGCCGACGGCAGGGAAATCATCTACTTCGACACGGACCCCTCGGCGCCGCCGAGGCAGGCCGAGGACGACCGCGAGCTGCCCCCGCAGCCGGGCCCCTCGGAGATGCGCAGGGACCCGCTGAGCGGTGAGTGGATCGCGATGGCGGCGCACCGCCAGACGCGCACGTACAAGCCGCCGGCAGACCTGTGCCCGCTGTGCCCCAGTTCCCCCGGAAGGCTCAGCGAGATCCCGGAAAGCGACTACGAGGTGGCGGTCTTCGAGAACCGCTTCCCCTCGTTCACCCGGTTCCCCGGCGAGGACTCCCCGGAGGCCTCCGCGGGCCTGCCGACGGATCTGCCGACGGACGCGGTGGTGGCCCACGCCCCCGCCCGAGGGCGCTGCGAGGTGGTCTGCTTCACCTCCGAGCACAGCGGCTCCTTCGCACGACTCAGCGAGCGGCAGGCGCGCACCGTGGTGGACGCCTGGGCGGACCGGACCGCGGAGCTCGCCGCGCAGGAGGGCGTGGAGCAGGTCTTCTGCTTCGAGAACAGGGGCGAGGAGATCGGCGTGACCCTGCACCACCCGCACGGGCAGATCTACGCCTACCCCTTCGTCACCCCGAAGACCGCCCAGCACCTGCGTGTCGCCGAGCAGTACCGGCAGCGGCACGGCGGGGACGTGTTCGGCGACGTGCTCGCCGCCGAGCGCTCCGGGGGCCGGCGAGTGATCGTCGACTCCGAGCACTGGACCGCGTTCGTGCCCCCGGCCGCGCGCTGGCCGGTGGAGGTCATGCTGGCTCCGCACCGGAAGGTGCCCGACCTGGTCGAGCTCACCGACGAGGAACGCGACGACTTCGCCGCCGTGTACCTGGACGTGCTGGGCAGGTTCGACCGGCTCCACGACAGTCCGCTGCCGTACATAGCCGCCTGGAACCAGGCACCGGTCAACACGGGCAGGGATCTCTCCTGGCTGCACCTGAACGTGTTCTCGGTGCGCCGTTCGGCGGACAAGCTCAAGTACCTGGCCGGGTCCGAGTCGGGCATGGGCGTCTGGGTCAGCGACGTGACCCCCGAGCAGGTGGCCGAACGCCTGCGGGAGGTGTGA
- a CDS encoding SAF domain-containing protein, with amino-acid sequence MASRTGGAEPRLGARLRDRIRGALPFGGRRVTLLRRFAAGGLLLTAVVLALPLAPATGRRGEPVLTAAHELSPGTELTADDLAVRRVPSGLVPEGTLRDRERVVGEVLAHALRKGAPLTDLSLLENALAHVTAEDGGQAAVVLRPAETGLAELLRPGARVDIVTERNGRSAVLAERAAVVSTHPAEEGEQAALVVVSLDRARAAEVAAAKLSGPLTLTLR; translated from the coding sequence ATGGCGAGCCGAACCGGCGGAGCCGAACCACGGCTCGGTGCACGACTGCGGGACCGCATCCGCGGTGCTCTGCCGTTCGGCGGACGCAGGGTCACCCTGCTGCGCCGTTTCGCGGCGGGAGGACTGCTGCTCACCGCGGTGGTGCTCGCCCTGCCCCTCGCCCCGGCCACCGGCAGGCGAGGCGAGCCCGTGCTGACAGCGGCTCACGAGCTGAGTCCGGGCACGGAGCTCACGGCCGACGATCTCGCCGTCCGGCGGGTGCCCAGCGGGCTGGTGCCGGAGGGCACCCTGCGCGACCGGGAGCGCGTCGTCGGCGAAGTCCTTGCACATGCCCTCCGGAAGGGCGCGCCCCTGACCGATCTGAGCCTGCTCGAGAACGCGCTGGCCCACGTCACGGCGGAGGACGGCGGACAGGCCGCTGTCGTGCTGCGTCCCGCGGAGACCGGGCTCGCGGAACTGCTCCGCCCCGGGGCACGCGTCGACATCGTCACCGAGCGGAACGGGCGGTCCGCCGTGCTGGCCGAACGTGCCGCCGTCGTCAGCACGCACCCCGCGGAGGAGGGCGAGCAGGCCGCCCTCGTCGTGGTGAGCCTCGATCGTGCGCGGGCCGCGGAAGTTGCCGCGGCGAAGCTCAGCGGCCCGCTGACGCTGACACTGCGCTAG
- a CDS encoding molybdenum cofactor synthesis domain-containing protein — protein MERNAQRLGRALVVVVDDRVAQSEQEDTTGPLVTELLEEAGFIVDGNVAVAGEAVEIRNALNTAVIGGVDMVITVGGTGVSPRDVTPDATSGVLDRPVPGIAEALRASGLAAGAVDAGVSRGLVGVSGSTLVVNLAGSRAAIRDGMATLTPLVTHVIEQLSGIDEI, from the coding sequence ATGGAACGCAACGCGCAGCGGTTGGGGCGGGCTCTGGTGGTCGTGGTCGACGACCGGGTCGCGCAGAGCGAGCAAGAGGACACCACCGGTCCGCTGGTGACCGAACTGTTGGAGGAGGCGGGCTTCATCGTCGACGGCAACGTCGCCGTCGCCGGGGAGGCAGTGGAGATCAGGAACGCGTTGAACACGGCCGTCATCGGCGGTGTCGACATGGTGATCACGGTCGGCGGGACCGGCGTTTCGCCCCGCGACGTCACGCCGGACGCGACCTCCGGTGTGCTGGACCGTCCGGTTCCGGGAATAGCGGAGGCGCTGCGGGCGTCCGGCCTGGCCGCCGGCGCCGTCGACGCCGGGGTTTCCCGCGGCCTCGTCGGTGTTTCCGGCAGTACCCTGGTCGTCAACCTGGCCGGATCCCGTGCCGCCATCAGGGACGGCATGGCCACCCTCACGCCGCTGGTGACGCATGTGATCGAGCAGCTTTCCGGGATCGACGAAATCTAG
- a CDS encoding trypsin-like peptidase domain-containing protein: protein MTEQNNGFSERRQEEPQAPGDDGSQREAAGESGTTGAVPPEQGSSGSTEQHEQQQFPEAARQDTSSPSSGPQDSADETRDLGGTPQQHPQGEQRAPEQQPGGTPESGGGQWATAGDAWSRSPYAPQQPQQPQQPQQPYGVGQPPAWQQHPGEQAGPQPGAQHPGHSPGQQGYPTTQQMPQGAAQYGTHPQGQQPQDPHQQGQYAAYQYQGMAAVQHEPVPPNQRGGRGSGRGKFVTGVTALAAVVGLIGGGVGSYAVNQLTDGSSPVTSFDQPKPASSTGTAEPGSAQAVANSVLPSVVQIQAGGAGGSSSSSGSGSGIVISEDGYILTNNHVATAGGRGGGLVARFNDGSSKQLRVVGTAPWADLAVVKADAEGLTPATLGRSDDVEVGSGAVAIGSPYGLSGTVTSGIISATDRPVRAGGESGSQSTVLNALQTDAAINPGNSGGPLVNMDGQVIGINSAIYSPGSGTGQAGSVGLGFAIPVDQAKRIGKQLIEDGTASKTTLGVTVDITGRASSGALIVDVPSGGPAAEAGIEKGDVITKVNDRTITSGDELVAAIRSYAPGTKVTLTVTDRQGNNEHTVQATLTGQEQ from the coding sequence ATGACCGAACAGAACAACGGTTTCTCCGAGAGAAGACAGGAGGAGCCGCAAGCACCGGGGGACGACGGCTCGCAGCGGGAAGCCGCGGGCGAGAGCGGCACCACTGGTGCCGTTCCTCCCGAGCAGGGCTCCTCCGGTTCCACCGAGCAACACGAGCAACAGCAGTTCCCCGAAGCGGCACGGCAGGACACGAGTTCCCCCAGCTCCGGGCCGCAGGACTCCGCGGACGAAACGCGGGATCTCGGCGGAACACCCCAGCAGCACCCGCAGGGGGAGCAACGGGCTCCGGAACAGCAGCCGGGGGGTACCCCGGAGTCCGGTGGGGGGCAGTGGGCCACCGCGGGGGACGCGTGGTCCCGCTCGCCCTACGCTCCGCAGCAACCCCAACAGCCCCAGCAGCCCCAGCAACCGTACGGCGTGGGGCAGCCGCCCGCGTGGCAGCAGCACCCCGGTGAGCAGGCCGGGCCACAGCCCGGAGCGCAGCATCCCGGGCACTCCCCGGGGCAGCAGGGTTATCCCACCACCCAGCAGATGCCGCAGGGAGCCGCGCAGTACGGCACCCACCCGCAGGGGCAGCAGCCCCAGGACCCGCACCAGCAGGGGCAGTACGCGGCGTACCAGTACCAGGGGATGGCCGCGGTGCAGCACGAGCCGGTACCGCCGAACCAGCGGGGCGGGCGCGGCAGCGGACGCGGCAAGTTCGTGACGGGCGTGACCGCCCTCGCGGCCGTGGTCGGCCTGATCGGTGGTGGTGTCGGCAGCTACGCCGTCAACCAGCTCACCGACGGTTCCTCCCCGGTCACCTCCTTCGACCAACCGAAGCCCGCTTCCAGCACCGGCACGGCCGAGCCGGGCTCGGCGCAGGCCGTGGCGAACAGCGTGCTGCCGAGCGTGGTGCAGATCCAGGCAGGAGGTGCGGGCGGCTCCTCCTCTTCCTCCGGTTCGGGTTCGGGGATCGTGATCAGCGAGGACGGCTACATCCTCACCAACAACCACGTGGCCACGGCCGGAGGCAGAGGCGGAGGCCTCGTCGCCCGGTTCAACGACGGCAGCTCGAAGCAGCTGCGAGTGGTCGGCACCGCCCCGTGGGCCGATCTGGCCGTGGTGAAGGCCGACGCCGAGGGGCTCACCCCGGCGACGCTGGGTCGTTCCGACGACGTCGAGGTCGGTTCGGGAGCGGTGGCCATCGGTTCGCCCTACGGGCTCTCCGGGACCGTCACCAGCGGAATCATCAGCGCCACGGACCGCCCGGTCCGGGCCGGTGGGGAGAGCGGAAGCCAGTCCACGGTGCTCAACGCCCTGCAGACCGACGCGGCCATCAACCCGGGCAACTCCGGCGGCCCGCTGGTCAACATGGACGGCCAGGTGATCGGCATCAACTCGGCGATCTACAGTCCCGGATCGGGAACCGGCCAGGCCGGTTCGGTCGGCCTCGGGTTCGCCATCCCGGTCGATCAGGCCAAGCGGATCGGCAAGCAGCTCATCGAGGACGGAACCGCCTCCAAGACCACCCTCGGCGTTACGGTCGACATCACCGGGCGTGCCTCTTCCGGTGCGCTGATAGTCGACGTGCCTTCCGGCGGGCCCGCTGCCGAGGCCGGTATCGAGAAGGGCGACGTCATCACCAAGGTCAACGACCGGACCATCACCAGCGGTGACGAACTGGTCGCGGCAATCAGGTCCTACGCTCCGGGAACGAAGGTCACACTGACCGTAACCGACAGGCAGGGCAACAACGAGCACACCGTGCAGGCGACGCTCACCGGTCAGGAGCAGTGA